aatactattaaaattttatgcaaAGCAACCTTGTGCGAGCATCTAACTAGTCTATcctaaaacaatacaaataacaTATTTAGTGATTTAGTTTGGTCAGCAAGttagttttcatattattatttaagatttgAATCTTTAAAAAAGGCATATGAATGATTTTATGAATGATTTGCTAAGTGAAATCACATatgaaatgaacaaaaaacaaatctagatcATTAGTTCGCTTAAATCTATGCTTTGGTACAACACACCATATTTGAAAAGCACGAAAGGTCTATGGAGTAACACTTTTAGTTACATCAATTACTCGTAAGTTTgacattatttaaaattactgataaaagcattaaaagtttgtaactatttttttttaaaaaattctgtttaattattatttttctaaatcaatGTAAATTATGAATTACTACTCTCTTTTAAGTTTTCTTAAAGTTTTTATCGTTAACTATTATTGGTGACTTTGTGTTTGTTTGGTAATATGATGtgtattgctttttaaaaatattttttgcttaaaaatataataaaatatttttttttagattttgttttaattttattatatcaaaaccATTAGAAAgcactaaaaaaacatcaatttaatactttttaagaaaaaacacactaaaaaacaaaaactcacaaaactcttcttcttcttcttctttcaataaTCTATGAGAATTTTAATATACCTTAATTGGTTTCGAATCTAAAAAGTCTTCcttaatcttaaaataattaaataactatatttgatgacgacaacaacaacaaaaaagaaattattagtttccattactaattaaaaataagctaaaaacacaagataaattaaagaaagaaattattagtttccactactaattaaaaataagttaaaaacaCAAGGTAAATTAATTGTGTCTTAGATAAATATCACTATTTATcataatagtataattataattttacccttccacaaaaaattaattaattagctattGGGGGTAGTATAGTCTTTTTACAAATtacatttatcatttttagAATGATAACGGGGAAATCGGTCTTTTTCAACTTTTCAAGCACAATAGAATGTTTATATTACCTATAAAAGCATAATATATTTTACTGACATATAAGGTCGggtctttttttactttttattttttaaagtattgtaaaataactaaattactaTTAAAAGTACAAATTCTTTAACTAGTGTGCatgagctttttttattttcattcttttttttttgttatcattatgTTAACTGAGggaaaatttgatattttaataaatatcaaatataattaaaaatgaaaagttgTTGACGCGTGAATTCAACATGCTAGCGCCTCATCGCTTTGTCATTCTCAAGCATCATGTTCAATGCATTATGGAGGCCAAATATGGCATCCACTGATGTGGTTGAAATTGTCTCGGCGGTGCCTCCCTTCCCTTCATAGGTGGCGTGTGTAATCTACGACCTCTAGTTTAACATTAACGATattttctttcgtttttttttttcatcttttctatttgctccttgatttttttacctttccatttaatttttcaaagcaGTCCttcaatgtgtttttctttcatatttggttcatgtttttttattactatttattttatttgagataatttataaaactggaatttgttttcaatttcatcctccaatcttttcatcctttaaatttggtccttattattttgattgctatttgttttatttaagatattttttagaatttgattttttgtacgATTTCATCCTcagtttttttcctatcaaatttgatcattattcttttagttgttatttgttttgtttcgagtcattttcttaattgattatatatataatttcatctctcaatatttaattttattttatttttatgtcaaatgtctttcttaattttttttattgttgcttGTTTTACTTTGACAAAGTTtttagattcattttttttatttcatcattcgacattaaattggttgagaattgagcttcttggttAAACTCGGGTCTAGAATTTTATGATTTGCAAGTTTGGAAAATTAACCAGGTTTAAGATATTCGTTCgtgtttgcttgtttttttttcctttctttatgctcatgtttttaagttttatctctcaacatttatttatttcttaaaatttttctcTAATTCTTTTACAACTCTTCAATTTGATTCAGATTTAATCCATCCTGAAGTCAATTACGACCCAATCAAGGCCCAACCAAGAAGAGAAtaagggaagaaaaaagaaagacacAAATTGTTCGACCGAGTTAACTCATCATAGTCATGTCCATTATCTAAGTTGTAAATTTCAAAGGTTAACTCTAGTGATTACAATGTTTCACCTTCTTTACATTTCactccctattttttttttaaaaggatttaatcctttaaaaatatgttatttcacATTTAAGTTAGGGCTGAGTGGAGATTAAAAAgacaactatataaattttattttaaacaagatttttatttaaatgagatGACTAGTTTACTTTTGACCTGCTAAATCGAAGAAGAAAtaagtatatataatttttatatttattaatgtatatagtgattgattgatttgatCTAATATACTAATCaagatttttattatcatttcaaatattttatcacattaaaaaaatataacaacacaatttttttatacaataattGACTTTTGCTCCAGCTGAAAGAAAGCATGGGTTTCCGGCCTCGTTTATTACTGTATGCAAGTGAGAATACATGGTGTTCCGCTGACATGTCATCTAACAAGGAAACGAGAGAATCAAGATCTCATTCAAGGTAAGAACGACTTGCAACTATCTTCGAAGATTGAGACAACGAAACTAAATGGGCCAGACCCAAAACAATGAACCCCAGGCCCTAACGTTTTAATATCATCGTATGAGTCCTCAGCGGCGAAACCACAGAGATATGTCCAGTTTATCATGACTATGTCCCAGACGAGAGGTTAGCTTCAATTCTATCACTCTTCTTTATTTGTATTCTCTTGCTTAATTGTCATGAAAAATGCTCTAAATAATCACCAAATCTTCTTTAAATTGGTAGGGTTAGGTGACTTCTTATCTAGCTATAGCTGTTTAAtgtcttttctcatttcactctaAAGTTTAACTTCCTATTTATTTGCTTAGACGGATGAAATGCCAAAAAGAATCACGAATTTGTGAGTCTTTTAGTTGGTATTGTAATGGGGTTTTGTTGAAAATCGGAAATCTTAACGTAGTAATGGAAAATCAGAGTCCCCGGTAGTAAATATCTGAcagcatataattttttttaaacataccAATAAAGATTCCTaatttatgttgttgttgtAGAATTAATTCTTGCTGTAAAATTTTGGGAACAAGGTTTTTTTTGCACTGCATTGGGTTTTAGGTTCTAGTGTTAGTTCTGTACCCTGTTGGAAATTGTACTGTGTGAACCTCGCATGCGagggttttgaatttttactgCATTGAAACACTGGAGTTAGTATATGAGactatagttttgattttttcatttcaatgatGGGGTATAGAACTTTAATTGACATTGGTTTGTTGAGTTGTAGTAAAATTATCTGAAAGGGGTAGGAATTTATCACTTGACCTGCCTTTGATCGTGTTCTCTTGCGGCAAGTGTTGATATAGGTGCTTTCTTTTGACAGTGCATAGAGTTCAACATGGATAACGTACATGCATAGATGGACATGGAAAGATACTAGGTTAAAGGTTACTTGAGAGTTCAGTTGTGAAATTGCTTCATTTAACGTTTTCAAGTTTCAACTATCATCAGACCACTGGATTGTTCACCTTATTCTAGAATTATTTCCATTAAGGAGTTTAATAGATCTCTTCGATGAATTCTATCTTATTACCTTCCTCTCCTGTCCTTCAACTTCCTTTCCCCCAGTTCTCACTCTGTCGTCAATTACAGCCtctatatatttcaaaatccaGGGGCAATCGTTGTGCTAGCCAGAACTCTTCTCTTCCCCATTCATTTCAACCcaattcaaaattttccttTCACAGTCATCAACCATTAATTGCCGCTGCAGTCCCTTCAGATGAGGGACCTGTATCTGTAATCAACTTTgaagattttattgaaaagGACTGGTCATTTCTTGACTCAGAGGAGTCAAATTCTAAAGAACATGACCAAAATATTGGCCGGATTATTTCTGCTGGAAGGATTGAGGAGACTTCAAGGGTGTTGGTTTCACTTGGTTCAGAAGGATTTGTGGATAGGTTGGTTGATACATCGCCCTGCAGTCTTTTGCTTATTGTCCATGACTCACTTTTTCTGTTAGC
The Populus nigra chromosome 3, ddPopNigr1.1, whole genome shotgun sequence genome window above contains:
- the LOC133688387 gene encoding uncharacterized protein LOC133688387; amino-acid sequence: MNSILLPSSPVLQLPFPQFSLCRQLQPLYISKSRGNRCASQNSSLPHSFQPNSKFSFHSHQPLIAAAVPSDEGPVSVINFEDFIEKDWSFLDSEESNSKEHDQNIGRIISAGRIEETSRVLVSLGSEGFVDRLVDTSPCSLLLIVHDSLFLLACIKEKYDKVKCWQGELIHVSEKWAPLDVVFLYFLPALPFKLDEVLGSLAKRCSPGARLVISHPQGREVLEQQKKQYQDVVTSDLPDKMTLQKAAANHSFEMVEYVDEPGFYLTVLRLSDARN